The Dermacentor albipictus isolate Rhodes 1998 colony chromosome 2, USDA_Dalb.pri_finalv2, whole genome shotgun sequence genome has a segment encoding these proteins:
- the Orai gene encoding calcium release-activated calcium channel protein 1 isoform X2, which yields MFCSVVTEPQTVSIGLWNSAGKCLFIYSSSKLCLERKILWTDSIGDRPNIIQELVIQSLVKEMSKPENNINALSWRRLHLSRAKLKASSRTSALLSGFAMVALVEIQLSKGISSQLLVAFSVCTTLLVSVHMLALMISTCILPNLEAVASVHGIAAVSESPHEKMHLYIETAWAFSTVFGILLFMAEIAILSWVVFHEYRDAALAATIILIPVAIVFVVFAVHFYRQLVTHKFEQSVMSVKELENMVSQLQDGGGGSTDNAASLLNV from the exons ATGTTCTGCTCGGTAGTCACTGAACCGCAAACAGTCTCTATCGGGCTCTGGAACAGCGCAGGGAAGTGCCTTTTCATCTATTCGAGCTCCAAGTTGTGTTTGGAGAGAA AGATTTTATGGACTGACTCTATCGGAGACCGCCCCAATATTATACAGGAACTGGTCATTCAGTCGTTGGTCAAGGAAATGAGCAAGCCGGAGAACAACATCAACGCTCTGTCCTGGCGGAGGCTACACCTCAGCAGGGCTAAGCTCAAGGCCTCCAGCAGGACGTCGGCTCTTCTCTCCGGGTTCGCAATG GTGGCCCTGGTAGAGATCCAGCTGAGCAAGGGCATTTCATCACAGCTGCTGGTCGCGTTCAGTGTGTGCACGACGCTGCTCGTGTCAGTGCACATGCTTGCGCTCATGATATCGACATGCATCCTGCCAAACTTGGAGGCCGTGGCCAGCGTGCACGGCATTGCTGCCGTCTCCGAGTCGCCCCACGAGAAGATGCACCTCTACATTGAGACAGCCTGGGCGTTTTCCACTGTCTTCGGCATCTTGCTCTTCATGGCAGAGATTGCCATTCTCTCCTGGGTGGTCTTTCACGAATACAGAGATGCCGCCCTTGCCGCCACCATCATCCTCATACCAGTTGCCATTGTGTTTGTCGTCTTTGCCGTGCACTTCTACCGACAGCTCGTGACACACAAGTTTGAGCAGTCGGTGATGAGTGTCAAAGAGCTTGAGAACATGGTTAGCCAGCTTCAAGATGGAGGTGGGGGCAGCACTGACAATGCAGCATCGCTTCTCAACGTCTGA
- the Orai gene encoding calcium release-activated calcium channel protein 1 isoform X3 translates to MNIPPGAEILWTDSIGDRPNIIQELVIQSLVKEMSKPENNINALSWRRLHLSRAKLKASSRTSALLSGFAMVALVEIQLSKGISSQLLVAFSVCTTLLVSVHMLALMISTCILPNLEAVASVHGIAAVSESPHEKMHLYIETAWAFSTVFGILLFMAEIAILSWVVFHEYRDAALAATIILIPVAIVFVVFAVHFYRQLVTHKFEQSVMSVKELENMVSQLQDGGGGSTDNAASLLNV, encoded by the exons ATGAATATTCCTCCTGGAGCAGAGATTTTATGGACTGACTCTATCGGAGACCGCCCCAATATTATACAGGAACTGGTCATTCAGTCGTTGGTCAAGGAAATGAGCAAGCCGGAGAACAACATCAACGCTCTGTCCTGGCGGAGGCTACACCTCAGCAGGGCTAAGCTCAAGGCCTCCAGCAGGACGTCGGCTCTTCTCTCCGGGTTCGCAATG GTGGCCCTGGTAGAGATCCAGCTGAGCAAGGGCATTTCATCACAGCTGCTGGTCGCGTTCAGTGTGTGCACGACGCTGCTCGTGTCAGTGCACATGCTTGCGCTCATGATATCGACATGCATCCTGCCAAACTTGGAGGCCGTGGCCAGCGTGCACGGCATTGCTGCCGTCTCCGAGTCGCCCCACGAGAAGATGCACCTCTACATTGAGACAGCCTGGGCGTTTTCCACTGTCTTCGGCATCTTGCTCTTCATGGCAGAGATTGCCATTCTCTCCTGGGTGGTCTTTCACGAATACAGAGATGCCGCCCTTGCCGCCACCATCATCCTCATACCAGTTGCCATTGTGTTTGTCGTCTTTGCCGTGCACTTCTACCGACAGCTCGTGACACACAAGTTTGAGCAGTCGGTGATGAGTGTCAAAGAGCTTGAGAACATGGTTAGCCAGCTTCAAGATGGAGGTGGGGGCAGCACTGACAATGCAGCATCGCTTCTCAACGTCTGA
- the Orai gene encoding calcium release-activated calcium channel protein 1 isoform X5, whose protein sequence is MSKPENNINALSWRRLHLSRAKLKASSRTSALLSGFAMVALVEIQLSKGISSQLLVAFSVCTTLLVSVHMLALMISTCILPNLEAVASVHGIAAVSESPHEKMHLYIETAWAFSTVFGILLFMAEIAILSWVVFHEYRDAALAATIILIPVAIVFVVFAVHFYRQLVTHKFEQSVMSVKELENMVSQLQDGGGGSTDNAASLLNV, encoded by the exons ATGAGCAAGCCGGAGAACAACATCAACGCTCTGTCCTGGCGGAGGCTACACCTCAGCAGGGCTAAGCTCAAGGCCTCCAGCAGGACGTCGGCTCTTCTCTCCGGGTTCGCAATG GTGGCCCTGGTAGAGATCCAGCTGAGCAAGGGCATTTCATCACAGCTGCTGGTCGCGTTCAGTGTGTGCACGACGCTGCTCGTGTCAGTGCACATGCTTGCGCTCATGATATCGACATGCATCCTGCCAAACTTGGAGGCCGTGGCCAGCGTGCACGGCATTGCTGCCGTCTCCGAGTCGCCCCACGAGAAGATGCACCTCTACATTGAGACAGCCTGGGCGTTTTCCACTGTCTTCGGCATCTTGCTCTTCATGGCAGAGATTGCCATTCTCTCCTGGGTGGTCTTTCACGAATACAGAGATGCCGCCCTTGCCGCCACCATCATCCTCATACCAGTTGCCATTGTGTTTGTCGTCTTTGCCGTGCACTTCTACCGACAGCTCGTGACACACAAGTTTGAGCAGTCGGTGATGAGTGTCAAAGAGCTTGAGAACATGGTTAGCCAGCTTCAAGATGGAGGTGGGGGCAGCACTGACAATGCAGCATCGCTTCTCAACGTCTGA
- the Orai gene encoding calcium release-activated calcium channel protein 1 isoform X4, which produces MSQELVIQSLVKEMSKPENNINALSWRRLHLSRAKLKASSRTSALLSGFAMVALVEIQLSKGISSQLLVAFSVCTTLLVSVHMLALMISTCILPNLEAVASVHGIAAVSESPHEKMHLYIETAWAFSTVFGILLFMAEIAILSWVVFHEYRDAALAATIILIPVAIVFVVFAVHFYRQLVTHKFEQSVMSVKELENMVSQLQDGGGGSTDNAASLLNV; this is translated from the exons ATGTCACAG GAACTGGTCATTCAGTCGTTGGTCAAGGAAATGAGCAAGCCGGAGAACAACATCAACGCTCTGTCCTGGCGGAGGCTACACCTCAGCAGGGCTAAGCTCAAGGCCTCCAGCAGGACGTCGGCTCTTCTCTCCGGGTTCGCAATG GTGGCCCTGGTAGAGATCCAGCTGAGCAAGGGCATTTCATCACAGCTGCTGGTCGCGTTCAGTGTGTGCACGACGCTGCTCGTGTCAGTGCACATGCTTGCGCTCATGATATCGACATGCATCCTGCCAAACTTGGAGGCCGTGGCCAGCGTGCACGGCATTGCTGCCGTCTCCGAGTCGCCCCACGAGAAGATGCACCTCTACATTGAGACAGCCTGGGCGTTTTCCACTGTCTTCGGCATCTTGCTCTTCATGGCAGAGATTGCCATTCTCTCCTGGGTGGTCTTTCACGAATACAGAGATGCCGCCCTTGCCGCCACCATCATCCTCATACCAGTTGCCATTGTGTTTGTCGTCTTTGCCGTGCACTTCTACCGACAGCTCGTGACACACAAGTTTGAGCAGTCGGTGATGAGTGTCAAAGAGCTTGAGAACATGGTTAGCCAGCTTCAAGATGGAGGTGGGGGCAGCACTGACAATGCAGCATCGCTTCTCAACGTCTGA
- the Orai gene encoding calcium release-activated calcium channel protein 1 isoform X1, whose translation MFCSVVTEPQTVSIGLWNSAGKCLFIYSSSKLCLERSKHSMLQNTTRHTEALRALEILWTDSIGDRPNIIQELVIQSLVKEMSKPENNINALSWRRLHLSRAKLKASSRTSALLSGFAMVALVEIQLSKGISSQLLVAFSVCTTLLVSVHMLALMISTCILPNLEAVASVHGIAAVSESPHEKMHLYIETAWAFSTVFGILLFMAEIAILSWVVFHEYRDAALAATIILIPVAIVFVVFAVHFYRQLVTHKFEQSVMSVKELENMVSQLQDGGGGSTDNAASLLNV comes from the exons ATGTTCTGCTCGGTAGTCACTGAACCGCAAACAGTCTCTATCGGGCTCTGGAACAGCGCAGGGAAGTGCCTTTTCATCTATTCGAGCTCCAAGTTGTGTTTGGAGAGAAGTAAGCACTCGATGCTGCAGAATACAACAAGGCACACAGAAGCACTACGTGCACTGG AGATTTTATGGACTGACTCTATCGGAGACCGCCCCAATATTATACAGGAACTGGTCATTCAGTCGTTGGTCAAGGAAATGAGCAAGCCGGAGAACAACATCAACGCTCTGTCCTGGCGGAGGCTACACCTCAGCAGGGCTAAGCTCAAGGCCTCCAGCAGGACGTCGGCTCTTCTCTCCGGGTTCGCAATG GTGGCCCTGGTAGAGATCCAGCTGAGCAAGGGCATTTCATCACAGCTGCTGGTCGCGTTCAGTGTGTGCACGACGCTGCTCGTGTCAGTGCACATGCTTGCGCTCATGATATCGACATGCATCCTGCCAAACTTGGAGGCCGTGGCCAGCGTGCACGGCATTGCTGCCGTCTCCGAGTCGCCCCACGAGAAGATGCACCTCTACATTGAGACAGCCTGGGCGTTTTCCACTGTCTTCGGCATCTTGCTCTTCATGGCAGAGATTGCCATTCTCTCCTGGGTGGTCTTTCACGAATACAGAGATGCCGCCCTTGCCGCCACCATCATCCTCATACCAGTTGCCATTGTGTTTGTCGTCTTTGCCGTGCACTTCTACCGACAGCTCGTGACACACAAGTTTGAGCAGTCGGTGATGAGTGTCAAAGAGCTTGAGAACATGGTTAGCCAGCTTCAAGATGGAGGTGGGGGCAGCACTGACAATGCAGCATCGCTTCTCAACGTCTGA